A stretch of the Candidatus Polarisedimenticolaceae bacterium genome encodes the following:
- a CDS encoding fibronectin type III domain-containing protein, translating into MAAPVADLSPPKPGTRLLAVTTLTGGSLAATCITPSIQSVRSDPQHATAAARRSINWLATEPSLVGEKRMTEADGTTVRFTVDRSSLDRVEPTDDDGNGRPDVVDAAAQGIARAQRWLVGQLELPNPGPIEIVLARLGSGVEGFSGVASARTSGNRLWLDPAAHGGLAGMRRAAEHQYAHLVASLAGLDPAWGESLAAWTTLSLEGAPDGTTLAAINRRLAASGAGLIVDDLELATGNAAFLAYLEQADGASAVKVAVDEMGKGGSASGALDRAVRRVAGQSLDEALRDFQLWSLLTGVRDDHRHFSFASRLQGPAFAATADDLPALSVQADPEVAPLGSAAILIHSADRSGGLDVRFEGDVTGRWGADLLLVRNDGTMHRVPLPVDADQSAEITVPLQGVLETLLLVRNLDGEGKPAHRYTWGAHVESRYPVEIADLHVEAAGSSGARVSWQTDSESGLLGFNVFRSLDDDGSSVRVNPVWIPAVGREGAPAAYSFLDPGATPGVSYRYRIEAVTPEGLTSRSDAVALSPAP; encoded by the coding sequence TTGGCCGCCCCGGTCGCGGACCTCTCGCCGCCCAAGCCGGGCACCCGCCTGCTGGCCGTCACGACCCTTACGGGTGGAAGCCTCGCCGCCACGTGCATCACTCCGAGCATCCAGTCGGTCCGTAGCGATCCGCAGCACGCCACGGCGGCGGCGCGCCGCTCGATCAACTGGCTCGCGACCGAACCGAGCCTCGTGGGCGAGAAACGGATGACCGAGGCCGACGGGACGACGGTTCGGTTCACCGTCGACCGTTCGTCGCTCGATCGCGTCGAGCCGACCGACGACGACGGCAACGGCCGTCCCGACGTGGTCGACGCCGCGGCGCAAGGGATCGCTCGCGCCCAACGCTGGCTCGTGGGCCAGCTCGAACTGCCGAACCCGGGACCGATCGAGATCGTGCTCGCGCGCCTCGGCTCCGGTGTCGAGGGTTTCTCGGGTGTCGCGTCGGCACGCACGAGCGGCAACCGTCTCTGGCTCGATCCCGCAGCGCACGGCGGGCTCGCCGGCATGCGCCGCGCGGCGGAGCATCAATACGCGCACCTCGTCGCCTCGCTCGCAGGGCTCGACCCGGCATGGGGCGAGAGCCTCGCGGCCTGGACCACCCTCAGCCTCGAGGGCGCACCCGACGGCACGACGCTCGCCGCGATCAACCGGCGTCTCGCGGCATCCGGCGCCGGACTCATCGTCGACGATCTCGAGCTCGCGACGGGGAACGCCGCGTTCCTCGCGTATCTCGAACAGGCCGACGGCGCTTCGGCGGTCAAGGTCGCCGTCGACGAGATGGGCAAGGGCGGTTCCGCGTCGGGCGCGCTCGATCGCGCCGTCCGCCGTGTCGCCGGGCAATCCCTCGACGAAGCGCTCCGTGACTTCCAGCTCTGGTCGCTCCTGACCGGGGTCCGCGACGACCACCGGCACTTCTCGTTCGCGTCCCGTCTCCAAGGCCCGGCGTTCGCAGCAACGGCCGACGATCTCCCCGCGCTCTCCGTCCAGGCCGATCCCGAGGTCGCGCCGCTCGGCTCCGCGGCGATCCTCATCCACTCCGCCGACCGGTCCGGCGGTCTCGACGTGCGCTTCGAGGGAGACGTGACGGGGCGCTGGGGCGCCGATCTCCTCCTCGTGCGCAACGACGGAACGATGCATCGTGTGCCCCTCCCGGTCGACGCCGACCAATCGGCGGAGATCACGGTCCCGCTGCAGGGCGTCCTCGAGACGCTGCTCCTCGTGCGGAACCTCGACGGCGAAGGCAAGCCTGCGCACCGCTACACGTGGGGCGCGCACGTCGAGTCACGCTATCCGGTCGAGATCGCGGATCTGCACGTCGAGGCGGCGGGCTCCTCCGGCGCTCGCGTCTCCTGGCAGACCGACTCCGAGAGCGGACTCCTCGGGTTCAACGTCTTTCGGTCGCTCGATGACGACGGCAGCTCCGTCCGCGTCAATCCCGTCTGGATCCCCGCGGTCGGTCGCGAGGGTGCGCCCGCCGCCTACTCGTTCCTCGATCCCGGCGCGACGCCCGGCGTCAGCTACCGGTACCGGATCGAAGCGGTGACCCCGGAAGGACTGACGAGCCGCTCGGACGCCGTCGCCCTCTCCCCCGCTCCGTAA